The DNA window AAAAGCTCTCCTCGCCGGAGTCATCTTCACCCTCTGCCTGACACCGTGGGTCTACCGCAACTTCCGCACATTCCACGCCTTCATCCCCACCCGCGGGAACCTCGGCGCAGAGCTCTACCAATCAACCCTCCAAGAGAACGACGGCTTCCCCTGGGGCACCACCGTCCCCTTGGCTGAGACTCACCCCGAATACATCCGTTACAAGACTCTTGGCGAGCTCGCCTACATGAAGGAGAAGACCGCCGCCGCCAAAGCCAACATGCGCCAGCATCCGGAACGCATCGCCATGTGGACCGTCAAGCGCATCTATTTCTTTTGGGCCAGCGTTCCCCACCCCTTCGAAAAATCCCCATTCCTCGAATACGCCCGCGAGATCAACTTCGGCTTCCTCAGTGTCACCGGAATCCTCGGACTCTTACTCTCGCTCAAGCGCCGAATCGCCGGCACCTGGCTCTTCGCTGCGATCTTTCTGATCCAGCCGATCATCTACTACGCCGTCACCGTCCAGGCCCGCTTCCGGCATCCGCTGGAACCGCTCATCGCCATCTTCACGGTCTTTCTCTTCCAGTCCGCCCAGCCTCGAGCGCCCAGAGCTTTGCGTACTTCGAGCTGACATAGAACGCGTGATACAGGTTCAGCAGGACCCCCTCCCGCCCATCAAGAAACCCTAGCCGAAATCCATAGTTATAAATGAACGTAAGCACCGGGCGAAGCAACACATCGGAGATAAATCCCGCCCTACGCCCGCTCTTCGCAGCCTCGCCCGCCCCCAGCGAGCTATACCGGTTCATATGCTCGAAGTAACTCTCCAGCGTTGGATAAGCGTTGTGCAGCAGATTTCCGCGAAGCCTCTTCGTCGGCCCGGTAAACTTCATGCTCTCGTGTACCGCGCGCTCCTCGAACCACACCGTCCCCTTACGAAACAGCCGCAGCTTCGCGTCGGGATAGAACCCAGCATGACGAATCCACCGCCCAAGAAAGTAGTTCTTGCGATTCGCATAGAACGCATCGCAGCCACCCTGCCCGTGGACCACCCGTTCAATCTCCCGCCGTAGCTCCTCATCCACCACCTCATCCGCATCAAGCGACAGCACCCATTCCCCGCCGCACTGCGAGATAGCAAAGTTCTTCTGCGCCCCAAACCCCAGCCACTCTTTCTGAATTACCCGCGCCCCCGCTTCGCGCGCGATCTCCACCGACCCATCCGTCGATCCCGAATCGACCACAACAATCTCATCCGCCCACTGCACGCTCGCAAGCGTCGCGGGCAGATTCGCCGCTTCGTCCTTCACAATCATCGCAACAGAAAGCCTCACCCTGCCCTCATTGTTCTCGTCCAAAACTCATCGCTCCAGTCTTCCATTCGACGGTAACAGCATCGGGCAATTCCACACAGAATGGCATCCTATAGCCAGGATGCAGCGGCCATCACTCAAGGCACTCGCCAGTCTCCCCAAGCTCGAGCGCAGACCCGAGATCGATGCCCTGCGCGGCCTCTTCCTCGTCTGGATGACGCTCACCCATCTGCCCACGCACTTCAGCGACTTCGTCAACCAGCCCTTTGGCTTCGTCTCTTCCGCGGAGGGCTTCGTCTTCCTCTCCGCCCTGCTCGTCGCCCGCCTCTACATCCGCAAGGCAGCCGAAGATGAAGCCGCCCTCCGCGCCAAGCTCTGGAAGCGCGCCCTGAAGATCTACGGCTATCACGTCATTCTCTTGGCGCTAGCCTTCACGATCGCAGCGGCCTTCGCAGTCACGACGCACCGCGCCGCGCTCAGCAATCTGCTCGACTTCTACCTCGCCCACCCTGTCACGGCGATCATCGGCTCGCTCCTGCTTATCTACTGCCCGCCCCTGCTCGACATCCTCCCAATGTACGTCATCTTCCTTCTGCTCTCACCGTATGTGCTCGCCTTCGCGGCACGCCGCGGTTGGAAGCCCCTGCTAGCCCTCAGCACCTTCGTCTGGCTGCTCGCGCAGTTCGGTCTTCGCACCTGGGTGCACGACCTCGTTGTCCGTATTACTCACCTGCATATTCCGCTACAGGAGACCGGAGCCTTCAACCTTTTCGCATGGCAACTGATCTGGCTTCTTGGCATGTGGATCGGCGCGCGCTCCGCCGATCCACCACCCAATGGCGGACTTCCTTTCCGGCATCTCCCTGGGTACGCCTACCCCATCGCCGCCGCGATCTGCGTCTTCTTTCTAGGCGTTCGCCACAACTGGCTGGGTCCTCACCTTACCCAGGAAGCCCTCGGAGTTCACTTAGACAAATGGCAGCTCGCCGCGCCCAGAATGCTGAACCTTATCGCCTTTTCCATCCTCATCTACTGGTTCCGTAAACCGGTGAAGCGCATCGTCCTCATCGAACCCTTTCTCACCCTCGGCAAAGCTTCGCTCGAAGTCTTCTGCGCCCACATCGTCTTCGTCTTCATCGCCCTGGCCCTGCTCTACGGAGAGTTCACCCAACTCCGCGGCATATACGCCGCAGCAACCCTTGTCCTTACCTTCACCGGACTCATCCTCATCGCGATCCGCGAAGTCCGCATCAAGCGCAAGGAAGCCTTTGCCGCGAAGCAGCTTGCGCCCCTTAAAAATCAGACACCTTGATTACTTGCCCTTCCCGGAGGGGATCAGCGTCTCATCCCGCACTTGCCGTCAGTGCTCCACAGCCACAGTCTCCGCTTCTGCCTCTTCCTTCGCTCCAGGCGCTATCGAAAGAACCCCTTCCCGCACCGGAAAAACGAACGACAGCGGAGCATCCAATACCTCACGCGCCAGGAACTTTACAATCTGCCACTGTTCCTCGCGCGGAACCTCATAGGCGCGGAGAGCCACCAGCG is part of the Granulicella aggregans genome and encodes:
- a CDS encoding glycosyltransferase family 2 protein yields the protein MRLSVAMIVKDEAANLPATLASVQWADEIVVVDSGSTDGSVEIAREAGARVIQKEWLGFGAQKNFAISQCGGEWVLSLDADEVVDEELRREIERVVHGQGGCDAFYANRKNYFLGRWIRHAGFYPDAKLRLFRKGTVWFEERAVHESMKFTGPTKRLRGNLLHNAYPTLESYFEHMNRYSSLGAGEAAKSGRRAGFISDVLLRPVLTFIYNYGFRLGFLDGREGVLLNLYHAFYVSSKYAKLWALEAGRTGRERP
- the opgC gene encoding OpgC domain-containing protein, with the translated sequence MQRPSLKALASLPKLERRPEIDALRGLFLVWMTLTHLPTHFSDFVNQPFGFVSSAEGFVFLSALLVARLYIRKAAEDEAALRAKLWKRALKIYGYHVILLALAFTIAAAFAVTTHRAALSNLLDFYLAHPVTAIIGSLLLIYCPPLLDILPMYVIFLLLSPYVLAFAARRGWKPLLALSTFVWLLAQFGLRTWVHDLVVRITHLHIPLQETGAFNLFAWQLIWLLGMWIGARSADPPPNGGLPFRHLPGYAYPIAAAICVFFLGVRHNWLGPHLTQEALGVHLDKWQLAAPRMLNLIAFSILIYWFRKPVKRIVLIEPFLTLGKASLEVFCAHIVFVFIALALLYGEFTQLRGIYAAATLVLTFTGLILIAIREVRIKRKEAFAAKQLAPLKNQTP